In Oceanobacillus sp. FSL K6-2867, one DNA window encodes the following:
- a CDS encoding methionine ABC transporter permease, producing MLTKLFPNIKYDDLVEAVYETFYMTVISVIGTCIFGLLLGLLLYLTSKEGIWQNKFINFIVAAFVNIFRAIPFIILILLLFPFTNFLVGTIRGPNAALPALIIGSAPFYGRLVEIALKEVDKGVVEAAKAMGAKTRTIIFRVLLPESMPALVSGLTVTSIALIGYTAMAGAIGAGGLGSYAYYFGFQRRDFDVVFLCTVIIVIIVFIFQFIGDFITNKLDKR from the coding sequence ATGTTAACTAAGTTATTCCCAAATATTAAATATGATGATTTAGTTGAAGCAGTTTATGAAACATTTTATATGACCGTTATATCTGTAATTGGTACGTGTATATTTGGTCTGCTATTAGGCTTGCTTCTATATTTAACGTCAAAAGAAGGCATTTGGCAAAATAAATTTATTAATTTTATCGTAGCGGCTTTTGTGAATATATTTAGAGCAATTCCGTTCATTATATTAATCTTATTATTATTTCCGTTTACCAACTTTCTTGTCGGAACAATACGTGGACCAAACGCAGCATTACCAGCACTGATTATTGGTTCTGCACCGTTTTACGGAAGACTTGTTGAAATTGCGCTTAAGGAAGTAGATAAAGGTGTGGTCGAGGCAGCAAAAGCAATGGGTGCCAAAACACGAACAATTATTTTTCGCGTTCTGCTCCCTGAATCAATGCCAGCATTGGTTTCAGGGCTTACAGTTACCTCAATTGCATTAATTGGCTATACAGCTATGGCTGGAGCGATAGGTGCAGGTGGCCTTGGGAGCTACGCTTATTATTTCGGATTCCAGCGCAGAGATTTTGATGTTGTATTTCTTTGTACCGTTATTATTGTAATTATCGTGTTTATTTTCCAATTTATTGGAGATTTTATCACAAATAAGCTTGATAAACGTTAA
- a CDS encoding methionine ABC transporter ATP-binding protein has protein sequence MISIEGLRKVFKLNNNDITAVDDLTLTIPEGDIFGVIGYSGAGKSTFVRLLNRLEEPSSGRIVINNEEITALNSKELRLARQGIGMIFQHFNLLWSRTVEANIAFPLEIAGVPKQERERRVQELIDLVGLSGREKAYPSQLSGGQKQRVGIARALANNPKVLLCDEATSALDPETTNAILNLLVDINQKLGLTIILITHEMHVIRKICNQVAVMENGKIVEQGNVLDVFTNPVQPVTKKFVQQIMGMHDEEDDITNLIENYENGNILKLHFLGEATNQTLISQLAKRFDIDLNILQGKITQTQAGGYGTLFVQAIGEQEEIGRAVSFIQEQTSVEVEVIRDVN, from the coding sequence GTGATTTCGATTGAGGGTTTACGTAAGGTTTTTAAACTAAATAATAATGACATTACAGCTGTTGATGATTTGACCCTTACGATTCCTGAAGGTGATATTTTCGGTGTGATTGGCTATAGTGGTGCAGGAAAGAGTACATTCGTCAGACTGCTTAACCGACTGGAAGAACCATCATCAGGACGAATAGTTATTAATAATGAAGAAATAACCGCACTTAATTCTAAAGAGCTCCGCTTGGCAAGACAGGGCATTGGGATGATTTTTCAGCATTTCAATTTGCTCTGGTCCAGAACGGTTGAAGCAAATATTGCATTTCCGCTGGAAATCGCGGGAGTTCCAAAACAAGAGCGTGAAAGGCGAGTACAAGAGCTCATTGATTTGGTTGGATTAAGCGGACGTGAAAAAGCGTATCCGTCACAGTTAAGTGGCGGACAAAAGCAGCGTGTTGGTATCGCCCGGGCACTTGCGAATAATCCCAAAGTGCTATTATGTGACGAAGCAACATCTGCACTGGATCCGGAAACGACGAATGCAATCTTGAATTTGCTCGTTGATATTAATCAAAAACTTGGACTGACAATTATTCTAATCACACACGAGATGCATGTGATTCGGAAAATTTGTAACCAAGTAGCTGTTATGGAGAATGGAAAAATTGTTGAACAAGGTAATGTTCTTGATGTATTTACCAATCCAGTACAGCCTGTTACGAAGAAATTTGTACAGCAAATTATGGGGATGCATGATGAAGAAGATGACATTACCAATTTAATTGAGAACTATGAAAATGGTAATATTCTTAAGCTTCACTTTTTAGGGGAAGCAACCAATCAAACGCTTATAAGCCAACTGGCAAAGCGCTTTGATATTGATTTAAATATTTTACAAGGAAAAATTACACAAACACAGGCTGGCGGATATGGTACTTTATTCGTTCAAGCTATAGGTGAACAAGAGGAAATTGGTAGAGCAGTAAGCTTTATACAGGAACAAACCTCGGTCGAAGTGGAGGTTATCCGGGATGTTAACTAA
- a CDS encoding thioredoxin family protein, translated as MQQITEANLDQERMLLYIYTPFCGTCTVARSMLDKIESVHGLDIFFEMNASLYPDFMQENKIESVPCLLIKEGNEVKEKIYAFQSIGNLYSYLMTYKPELFAAH; from the coding sequence ATGCAGCAAATAACAGAAGCAAATCTGGACCAGGAACGCATGTTACTATATATCTACACACCTTTTTGTGGAACATGTACAGTAGCAAGGTCAATGCTTGATAAAATCGAGTCTGTTCACGGACTGGATATTTTTTTCGAGATGAATGCGTCCCTGTATCCAGACTTTATGCAGGAAAATAAAATTGAAAGTGTACCATGCCTTCTCATTAAAGAAGGAAATGAAGTGAAAGAAAAAATCTATGCCTTTCAATCAATAGGTAATTTATATAGCTATTTAATGACATATAAGCCGGAATTATTTGCCGCGCACTAA
- a CDS encoding toprim domain-containing protein, with protein sequence MISAEFEKVIIVEGLTDKKQIEKVINDEVTIVCTNGTFGVERFDELLETYGLDDKDVFILVDEDKSGLKLRKQLARELPHAEHIYISSEYREVAATPEKILASTLLSKHFSVRPIFLI encoded by the coding sequence ATGATATCTGCTGAATTTGAAAAAGTGATTATTGTCGAAGGGCTTACAGATAAAAAACAAATTGAAAAAGTAATCAATGACGAAGTTACAATCGTATGTACAAACGGTACATTCGGGGTAGAGCGGTTTGATGAATTACTCGAAACATATGGATTGGACGATAAGGATGTGTTTATTCTAGTAGACGAGGATAAATCTGGATTGAAATTGCGTAAGCAGCTGGCTCGTGAATTGCCGCATGCTGAGCATATTTATATTAGTAGTGAGTATCGGGAAGTAGCAGCTACGCCAGAGAAAATACTTGCCAGTACACTGCTGAGTAAACATTTTTCTGTTCGTCCAATATTTTTAATATAG